DNA sequence from the Malus domestica chromosome 06, GDT2T_hap1 genome:
GTCTTAGGCCACCCAACCCCTTAATACAAAACCCAAGATTAAGCTCCTAACGGAAACATTACCTGTTTTAGATTTTCCCATAGCTGGCTGTACAACAACACACATCACGACAATTCCTCAACCAATCCAACCAAAGGTAATTTACACTGACCCACTGTCATGTTGTTCTCCAAAATCTTGCCAAAACTCATCAGTTCCGCTTCATTCGGCATCATCGGCGTCAGTCTTgcctacaaaacaatcaaaaccccagaataaaaaacaaattctttcagaaaaatcaaagaaattcAATCAGGTCATCAATCAATTAAGTACCTAATTCCCCTGGATGTCTTGAATAAATATAACACTCCAACATAAATTAACTACCCAATATTAATTTTTCCTGTTTCTTTCTTATTCTTGGGAAAgaaacaaacccaaaaacaaataattGAAGAAAACATACAGAAAATATTGGGGAGGAGTAACATACAATCTGCTGAGTTCTTCTTCGCTTTGCAGATAAGAGATGGTGGCCGAACTAAACTGCGAAAAAGAGAGATTCAGAGTAAGAATTTGAGGTGAAAACAAATGGACACAGGGAAATGAACTTAACCTGCGACAACATAATGGATTTAATCTATGACAGTGCAGTGCACTTAATCTGTGGCAGATTCACACACAAACAAAAATGCATTTAgacttaatttaaaaaaaaaaatgcactaCATAAACACCACCATTGAGCTACTCAACACtacaattttcttttccttttcccccATTTTTCTCAGCCACCAACCAAAGGGTAAGCTTCAAAATGtcaattttcatttcctttcctACACCTGCCCTAAGCATCCCTAAAATGACATATATAAACTCAAGCTTTGATAGTTAAATGTTAAGGATCagcaatgatcatattgacccTTTTTAAATAAGTTTATCAAACCTCAGCTATAAACTGGGACATCATGTACTTAAACAGCTCCGGTTCTGTAAATCGGACTTCTTGAAGAATGTAGTGGATCTACAATAACATTACATGAATGCATTAAAACCTTTATCTATTATCTGCCAAACCACTCATTGAGCACCAAAATAAATGGTGATATTAATATAGAAGataaggataaaaaaaaatagtgagtAATGACACCCCAATTACATGTCCAGACACCTCCCCCTGTGCGAAAGCAAGTTAAAGTGAAACTATAATATACGTTTCTTTGTGAAAAGAACTTGTATAAACATAGGCATCTTCAATTAATTTAAATAAGCAAGAGATGGGTGAACTGGGCTGGTAGGATCAGCAGCTTAGTTTTCATTTACATTCAATTCAGCTGACATCAAGACCCATTGTACAATTAACTGGATGACCTTAAACGTTTCTGATCACAAAAGTTGTGATCGCAAAAAATACTGTGTTTGTATAAGAAACAGAAGCAGCAATCGACATGCAGATCTTCAAAAGAAtactaaaaaataaaggaataacaaacaacatttgAGTTTCCATGTCCCATTTGACCAAAAATCTAAGGACGTGCTTAATGTAAAAGAGATTTTTCGGACCAACTTACAAAATACTTGGATGAACTAATAAATCCCAGTTTTGGGAGTAAAAGATATGAATTCACATATAACAATTGTAACATATATTGCATGTaccagaaatcattttaattaatttccagagagggtttagggtatGTAGAAATGGAAACAGTTGTTAACAAATACTGTAGCTTCAAAagaataccaaaaaaaataaaaataaaataaaggaataACAAACAGCATTCGAGATACATCACAAATGAAACTGGCCTCTCACCGTGAGACTTCTTTTTCTCTCAACCGACTCTTCTCTTTTGGCCTCactgaaaataccaaaaaaaaaaaaaaagagattttaGAAATATTTTGAATCCAACACACTAAACTCTGATAACGATATACCTTAGTATACCTACTACAACATACTATGACCAACTTCATTTGTCATTCCTTTCAaacccaaaataataaaattcaggAAGACTTACCTTTCActttgttaatgcacaaaatcccGTGGATCTTGCGGGTAACGTCACACATAgatcatataaatataaaataatgtaGTACGCCTAGTGAAATGTGTATGTGACtataatttaatgaaatttaatAATGTAACATAGAATGCATGTGGTGTGGTTGCCATAGATTAATCTCCTTAGTGGGTTTTCCCAAACTGACCGTGAGACAGTGGGTAATCAAATGAAGGCTAGTCCAAAGTTTTAttctaatatttaaataatgaaTAAAATATTCACAAAATGATTAAAGTTATATCATTTTAAAAGGAAGTGGCGACAATATCAAAGGGTAATAATACTAAAGTTATGATAGGAATGATTATGGTTTGAGATATGCTGTGTTTCTGGTCaacataatattaaaataataaagaatgaGCTGGAAATGATGATAACAGTGCTCTTATCTCATTTCTGAGTTTTTCCGTGGGTTTGACAGTGGGATAGTGGGTTGTATTCGTCCCCttcatgatgaaagtttcatcataacatttaaataataaagGTAGTTTAAATAATGAATGTAGTGGTCATGAATGATTaaagataaataataaaatattaaataaacaaaacaaatcatttGAGAAAAAATAAAGTTCTTATCTTCTTCCATGTTCTCCTGTGGGTTGGGCATGATCAACAGTTGTAGTATGCATGACCTGCTCGCGGCAAGTTTGCCAGCGCCGACACTAATTTTTTGACGAGTTATCTAGCGACAACGTCGCTTGGGTTGAGTAGTGATAACAGTTTTGAGTCCCCCAGAAGTAAACTGCATGGTTCCAGCAGAGCCGCCTCGCAACGAGCACCTCCTCCAGCCGAGCAATTGCCTCGTCAAGAGCATTGCCTCTagtcgagcagcctcgcaacgtgtGCTACCTCTAGCCAAGTATTGCTTGACGTTAAGCACCGTCTCATGTCGAGTACTAGTTCTGGACGACATCTAGTCACTTTGGCCCgcacatggattggatttgaagtctccagccaaaagactcttgactgaagacttaggtgACTCCtattgtaccatatattgggcctcgatACATGGGCTTCATTACTGAGCCCATAATTTATGTAAGAGAaggaaacccttattctataaaagggatcctCCTCACCTTCACTGAAGGGGACTCAAGAAGAGACAGAGGGGAAAGGAGAGAGCAAACACTACCTCTGTCGCCTCCATGTATATCCAACATTCATTTACACAGTGAAACAGAATCAacgtcagtgtggacgtagcctcaacttgaggtgaaccacgatatatctttgtgttcttgtacatttgtgtgattcacggccGGTTTTATTGTGGTCGAAGATCgacccgattttgtgcatcaacagttggcgccgtttgtgggaatcgatacgaaatgCTATGTaggaaacccttattctataaaagggatcctCTTCACCTTTACTGAGGGGGGActcaagaagagagaaagagaaaacaaGAGAGCAGACACTGCCTCTAGTGCCTCCATGTATATTCAACATTCATTTACATAGTGAAACAGAATCGACACTAGTGTAGACGTAGCCTCAacttgaggtgaaccacgatttatctttgtgttcttgtgcgtttgtgtgattcacggtcagatttacgttggtccaagatccaccgaattttgtgcatcaacatttggcgctgtctgtgggaatcgatacgaaaagctatgtcgattCTCTTTACTTTTTTCATTAAACCTCacaacctccaccgtgaatctgttgtgcatcaacagttggcgccgtttgtgggaatcgatacgaaatgCTATGTaggaaacccttattctataaaagggatcctCTTCACCTTTACTGAGGGGGGActcaagaagagagaaagagaaaacaaGAGAGCAGACACTGCCTCTAGTGCCTCCATGTATATTCAACATTCATTTACATAGTGAAACAGAATCGACACCAGTGTAGACGTAGCCTCAacttgaggtgaaccacgatttatctttgtgttcttgtgcgtttgtgtgattcacagtcagatttacgttggtccaagatccaccggattttgtgcatcaacatttggcgctgtctgtgggaatcgatacgaaaagctatgtcgattCTCTCTACTTTTTTCATTAAACCTCacaacctccaccgtgaatctgtagAAACCTAAGAACCAAACACCTGTACAGTCACTGCAAAACCCATGTCTTCCGCTCCAGCTCCCGATCACGGCAGCAGCAATGGAAACACAATCACAGCCTCTCTCTCTTTGTCCGCAGTTGTTGAAGCTCGAAGACGCAACAATGGCGACGAGGTTGATACGGAGGGCCATAGCTTCTGCGGCGGCGTCGGGATCAACGACGACGGTATCGTTTCGTTACGCCTGTGTCCGGGCTATGGCGTTGGAGGCCCAGGCCCAGCAGGTGGACCTCAAGTCCCGAGACAAAATGGACATCAAAACATTCTCAATCTATCGGTGGAACCCGGACAACCCGAAAAAGCTGAAGCTCAAGGAGTACGAGATCAACCTCAAGGAGTGCGGGCCCATAGTGCTTGACGCCCTCACCAAGATCAAGAACGAGATGGACCCCACCCTCACCTTTCGAAGATCTTGCCGGGAAGGGATCTGCGGTTCCTGCGCCATGAACATCGACGGCTGCAACGGCCTGGCCTGCCTGACGAAGACACAGTTCATGGATTTTTTTATCTGCTGGAGCCATGCAGTTTACTTCTGGGGGACTCAAAACTGTCATCACTTCTCAACCCAAGCGATGCCGACGCTGGATAACTCGTCTAAAAATCAGTGTCAACGCTGGCCGCGAGCAGGTCATGCATCCTACAACTGTCGGTCATGCTCAACCCACGGGAGAACATGGAAGAAGATAAGAACTTTATCTTTTCTCAAATGATTTGTTTAATATTATCActgtttatttaatattttattatttatctttAATCATTCCTGACCAATACATTCATTATTTAAGCTACctttattatttaaatgttatgatgaaactttcatcatgaaGGGGACGAGTACAACCCACTATCCCACTGACAAACCTACGAAAAAACTCACAAATGAGATAAAAGCATTGTTATCATCTTTTCCAGCTCattgtttattattttaatattatgttGACCAGAAACACATCACATCTCAAACCATAATCATTCCTATCATAACTTTAGTATTATTACCCTTTGATATTGTCGGCCACCTCCTTTTAAAATGCTATAACCTTAATCATTTTTTAGAATATTTTAttcattatttaaatattagaaTAAAACTTTGAGCTAGCCTTTATTTGATTACCCACTGTCTCACTGTCGGTTTGGAAAAACCCACTAAGGAGATAAATTCATGGCAACCACACCACACGCATTCTATGTTACATTattaaatttcattaaattataTTGTCATACACATTTCACGAGGCATACTACATTATTGTATGTTTATATGATCTATGTGTGATGTTACCCGCAATATGCACACTTTAATGATTGATTGCTTGTATACGATACTCATACAATTTATTGATTAAACAAGGACCAAAATTATGGTGGTCAACACTATGGATCAGCCTATAGATCACTGAGCCACATGCTAATGGTGACAAAGATTTAGTCTGAATGGTGATTTCTTGTCTGACCAGACACTCACTTGCTCAGACACTTGCTTATTTGGACACCTATGTGCCTGAACACCCGTGAGCTTGGATACCCATTCGTTTGGGCACCTACGAAATTGAACACCCTTGAGCTCGAACCTCGACTCACGGACCCAACTTATGAACCCAACTCAAAGACCCTACAGACGGCCGCGACTCGATGACCCTACGTATGGCCGCGACTTAAAGACCCGACTTGTGGACCCGATCCGTGGATCCGACACATAGACCCATATACAAACCCACAAAGCGGATCCGAGTCATATCGAGAATTAACTCATAATGAGCTCACACTGACGTCGAGTACATACTCGCGACAAAGAACGCCACAAACCGAGCCGCCTTGCAACGAGCACTGCCTCCAGCcgagcaaccgcctcgtcgAGAGCGTtgcctctagccgagcagcctcgcaacgtgtGCTACCTCTAGCTGAATATTACTTGACGTTAAGCACCGTCTCATGTCGAGTATTAGTTCTGGACGACATTTAGTCACTTCGGCccgtacatggattggatttgaagtctccagccaaggCATAGACCCATATACAAACCCAACAAGCGGATCCGAGTCATGTCGAGAATTAACTCATAATGAGCTCACGCTGACGTCGAGTACATACTCGCGATGAagaacgccacaagccgagccgtCTCGCAACGAGCACcgcctccagccgagcaacCGCCTCGTTGAGAGCATTGCCTCTAGCCGAgcaacctcgcaacatgtgctacctCTAACTAAGTATTGCTTGACGTTAAGCACCGTCTCATGTCGAGTACTAGTTCTGGACATCTAGTCACTTCGGCCCgcacatggattggatttgaagtctccagccaaaagactctcttgactgaagacttgaagGACTCCtgttgtaccatatattgggcctcgatACATTGGCTTCATTACtgagcccatgatttatgtaagaAGAGGaaactcttattctataaaagggatcctCATCACCTTCACTGAGGGGGGTctcaagaagagagagagggaaaccAAGAGATCAGACACTGCCTCTAGAGCCTCCATGTATATTCAACATTCATTTACAGAGTGAAACGGAATCAAcaccagtgtggacgtagcctcaacctgaggtgaaccacgatatatctttgTGTTCTCGTGCGCTTGtgtgattcacggtcggatttacgctAGTCCAAGATCCAtcggattttgtgcatcaacacacttCGTCAATGGTGGCCAAACAAAAATCCTAAACTTTGATCTATTCACACTTCCCTGTCTCTCAATTGGGCACTGAAAGCTCAACACAGGAATTGTAGGACCCCAAATGTACTCTATGCGAAAGCTGGATCAAACAGACAGAATACAATACGGATAACTCAGTAAGAAAACACAATATTACAATTTTTTACATCTAATGCAAGATAACTCAGTAGGAAAACACACCATTTTGGCTAAACCGAAGTTGAGCAGACAATACAAATAAGGAAATTATGGattttaaaacaacaaataaattttgttcaaaattGACTTCTGTCAATTTCGTCCCACCAATCAGGACTCTTCAAGTAGGTAGTACATTTCAAGCAGATCCTATGTCTGCCATTAACTAAAAACACTCCCAAATCACACCAGCCAGCCATACAAAGCCACTAACCACATCAAACATTAGACACGATTCCAGTAACCAAATTCAAATAACAGAGTTCGGATAACGAAATGCAAAGAACAAGATACATATAGTAAAATTCAAGAACATGATTCAAAGGATTTGAACTATATTgtaacttttaataatgcatcaAGAATTTATGAATGTGTTTGCTCACGTAAACATACATCCATTATCAAGATCAAATACAACTAACATATGTGAATTTACCAAAAAGATGTAACTGAATATTCTGAGAACGGATTAACTCCTAATTCTCCTATGGGTAAGGCTCAGGATACAAATATCTACTCCAAATATACAGGATTGAACAATCAAAGTTCCCACTTAGAAAAAACAAATAGCACCCTAAAGAAAAAGTACAACCCACGCACAATGGCCTTGGAAGTGCATGTAAAATCTTAGTTTAATGATAATTTCTCAATCTACATATCTAGAAACTATCATAAACTTGACCTTTCTCATTGCTTTAAACTAAGATGAATCAGGGAACAAAAAAAACCTCACCTCAAGAGCTTTCTCTTCCTCATAAATAAATTTTGATAGCTTCCTCATCAAGTCTTTTCGGTCGACTCCCACTAGAGCATTGCTTATCTgttaatatatatgatataataCATCAATCAAATACATGCTTTCGCAAAGATTATGTTGTGTTTGTGCAAATCTAAGTTTTCAAATAAGTTAATGCTGCTAAATATATCCCAGCATAAAGAAAATTTGGCCTGGCCAACTTTATACAACCTTATAGGGAATGCTCATTATTAGTAACCGACAAATACAACAGTTTGGCCAAACAATTATTGGTTTGAGCCATATACCATGTGACCTCAGACATTGCTGCTCCTATACAATTTTACCTTTGAATTAGAGATCCGTCTGTTGTACACTTGTCTAATATtgaatttgcataaaattagCCTTTCAACGTATatgcaaaaacaaaacacaaacgaaAAGGAGTAAAATAACAGTCATTTCACTTCGCAAATCGTAAGTTGTTCTTGGAGTTTCTGACAAAACAAACTATAAAACAAAAGAATACAAGGTGATACCAGACTTTCCAGATTTCAGCTTCTCTTTTCCACGACTTCATCCAAAACTGTACCTAATACATGCGGGtaagaagaagataaggaatacATCCATGCGGCTAGCTGCCAAATTGATGTTTTCTGGTGGCTTAAGAGAAATCAAAACACAAGGACAGGACTATATTGCCTTACCTACTATGAGGATCTTCAAGTTCCTTCTTCAGCTCTTCAGGGAGATACCATGACCACTGCTATATCAAACTATCCTCCTACATTATATGAACTGCAGTTTCAATGAACATAAAAATCCTCTTTAGAATATTATTGGAATTTCAAACATGCAGCGTCTTATGTatgaatcaatttatataaggaagacaataaaattcataatttaCAGAAAGGGGAGAAGATTACCAGAAAATTGAAGTATTTTCCCGAGAAGTAttttcaagagagagagagagagagagagggagagagaaattgACGGATCTCGAAGTTGTCCTGGATCTTGCGGGGGTCGAGGGCTCAGCCCTAGGGGTCGGCGTCGGGGTTGGTGAGCATATCGGGGCGCTGATACATGTTGGAGAGGATGAGGGTGGGGCTGATGCTGGCCTTGGTGTGGAGGCCGGAGTACCCTTTGTCACTCTGCAAACTGCCCTCAACCCACTCTGATTGAGCCCGACGGAACCCTTTCTACGAAGGTCGACACATGCACCGGAGAAGCGATggcaatttcgtaaataaatcgTAATTGACTGAAACAGAAAAGGCAGTGGCAAACCGGCAATTTTATAAATAACTCAAAATCCATCTCAAAACACTGTTCATTTGAACAGCTCCAATTTCGATCCttactttagactaaagtaatttatttgttattttgtgagaattttgatactttactTTATATTTTAATTGGAGAACATGTGAATTTATTTTGAGCAAAAAatgatgaaatgaaatttttttggagTAGATTCATgtgtctttcaagatgattgtgtcaaagtttcataatttatttct
Encoded proteins:
- the LOC103413709 gene encoding uncharacterized protein isoform X2: MKSWKREAEIWKVWLILCKFNIRQVYNRRISNSKISNALVGVDRKDLMRKLSKFIYEEEKALEFGHHLLSAKRRRTQQIARLTPMMPNEAELMSFGKILENNMTVGQCKLPLVGLVEELS
- the LOC103413709 gene encoding uncharacterized protein isoform X1, whose amino-acid sequence is MKSWKREAEIWKVWLILCKFNIRQVYNRRISNSKISNALVGVDRKDLMRKLSKFIYEEEKALEFGHHLLSAKRRRTQQIVCYSSPIFSARLTPMMPNEAELMSFGKILENNMTVGQCKLPLVGLVEELS
- the LOC103413709 gene encoding uncharacterized protein isoform X5 produces the protein MRKRKLLSEAKREESVERKRSLTIHYILQEVRFTEPELFKYMMSQFIAEFSSATISYLQSEEELSRLYVTPPQYFLQD
- the LOC103413709 gene encoding uncharacterized protein isoform X3 — translated: MKSWKREAEIWKVWLILCKFNIRQVYNRRISNSKISNALVGVDRKDLMRKLSKFIYEEEKALEIHYILQEVRFTEPELFKYMMSQFIAEFSSATISYLQSEEELSRLYVTPPQYFLQD
- the LOC103413709 gene encoding uncharacterized protein isoform X4, translated to MKSWKREAEIWKVWLILCKFNIRQVYNRRISNSKISNALVGVDRKDLMRKLSKFIYEEEKALEIHYILQEVRFTEPELFKYMMSQFIAEFSSATISYLQSEEELSRLQD